From the Nonlabens marinus S1-08 genome, one window contains:
- the bshA gene encoding N-acetyl-alpha-D-glucosaminyl L-malate synthase BshA: MKIAIVCYPTFGGSGVVATMLGTALAHRGHEIHFVTYRMPVRLELLSQKIYFHEVDVEEYPLFHYQPYDLALSSKLVNVVQEFGIDVLHVHYAIPHAYAGYMAQQMLKDVGIQLPMVTTLHGTDITLVGNHPGYKPSVTFSINHSDVVTSVSESLKTDTLELFDIRQHIDVVPNFIDMSLYKTEFNDCDRSIMAFPQERIITHISNMRPVKRIKDIIKIFEKVEKEIPSILIMVGDGPERAEAEEYARSRKLQLKIKWLGNSNEIDRILCFSDLFILPSEKESFGLAALEAMANRTPVISSNTGGLPEVNENGVTGFTSDVGNVEEMAQNAIKILKDDDVLNNFKNAAFAKAGQFDINLIIPQYEKLYMKVLNL; the protein is encoded by the coding sequence ATGAAAATTGCCATTGTTTGTTACCCAACTTTTGGAGGTAGTGGTGTAGTCGCCACCATGTTAGGAACAGCCTTAGCGCATCGTGGACATGAGATTCATTTTGTGACTTATAGGATGCCTGTAAGGTTAGAGCTGCTCTCTCAAAAAATTTATTTTCATGAAGTGGATGTAGAAGAGTACCCGTTGTTCCACTATCAGCCATACGACTTAGCCTTAAGCAGTAAACTAGTGAACGTTGTTCAAGAGTTTGGGATCGATGTGCTCCATGTGCATTATGCCATCCCGCATGCTTATGCAGGATACATGGCGCAGCAAATGTTGAAGGATGTGGGTATACAATTGCCCATGGTGACCACCTTGCACGGTACAGATATCACACTGGTAGGAAATCATCCTGGGTACAAGCCGTCGGTTACTTTCAGTATAAATCATAGCGATGTAGTGACATCAGTGTCTGAGAGTCTAAAAACAGATACACTAGAACTATTTGATATCAGACAGCATATTGATGTGGTGCCTAATTTTATAGACATGTCTCTGTACAAGACAGAATTTAATGACTGCGATCGATCTATTATGGCGTTCCCTCAAGAGCGTATTATCACTCACATTAGTAACATGCGTCCCGTAAAAAGAATTAAGGACATCATCAAAATATTTGAAAAGGTAGAGAAGGAAATACCTAGCATATTGATTATGGTAGGTGACGGCCCAGAACGTGCAGAGGCAGAGGAATATGCTCGCAGTCGTAAATTGCAACTCAAGATCAAATGGTTAGGAAACAGTAACGAGATTGATAGGATCCTTTGCTTTTCAGACTTGTTTATACTTCCGTCAGAGAAAGAAAGCTTTGGACTTGCTGCTTTAGAGGCGATGGCAAATCGTACTCCAGTTATTTCTTCTAACACAGGAGGATTGCCAGAGGTTAACGAGAACGGAGTTACTGGATTTACCAGCGATGTAGGCAACGTGGAGGAAATGGCGCAAAATGCTATCAAGATCCTCAAAGACGACGATGTACTTAATAATTTTAAGAATGCCGCTTTCGCGAAAGCGGGACAATTTGACATTAATCTAATCATACCACAGTATGAGAAACTTTACATGAAAGTCTTGAACTTATAG